The Lasioglossum baleicum unplaced genomic scaffold, iyLasBale1 scaffold1773, whole genome shotgun sequence genomic sequence atatttacataaataaaatttaattatttaataaaaatttacaatctTCTATAATTATCGCGTTGTTGAGATTGAGAAGCTGATGTTAatgttgaataaataaatggtaaaATTGATGCTAATGCTAGACAAAGTCCTATTACTGGCCGATACCATACCCAAGCAAAACCAATCACTAGTAGGCTAATAGACATTGATACAGACATTGTTAAAGATTCAACTGCGATTATTCCACATAAGAATGTTGAATTTAAAATTACTGTCCTCAATATATTTGCTAAACATGTTGCTGCCAAAAATAAAACTAACCAACCAAGTCCTCTGTAATAGTtagtaatattatattataaaattttaaggAATTAAGAAAtatcaaaatatattatttaaattacagaaACATTACCTAATACTCCATGTACGCCAATAATTGTGCACATGTTCTAAATGAAAcatttggtctactgatattttgtgcTTCCTTTGTAATAAAATTTCTTCTCCGTGTGATGTAATATATGGTACAATACTTCCCTTTTGTAACATGCCAACTATAGAATATATATCTCCTCCTTTTCCTGCATAAGAGAATTGTATGCGTATATCACCTACCTATAAACAAAGGCGTAAAatatttaactaattttttaaatttgtgaaatatttaagaatattgttataccTCAGGTTGCCATAAATTAGAACTATGATAATATAAACCAGAATGCATCTTAATATCTTTACGTTCAGGTCTTTCATCACTAGTAATTTCTACAAAGTCagtaaatttctttttaattcagTCCCAAGAGTGAATACACCAATCTTAACTTCATCTGCAATTTGCACTTGACTTTTAATAGGTATTTCTTTTGGATTATGATGACCAGTTCTAATATAAAAATGGTCTGAATCAATAAGTTTGTCTTTCCATTCTGTTGTGTAATAGTAATGTTTTTCTTCTTCTGTTACTCCTCCAAAACTAATGTATAAAAAGTATAagttacaaaaatttatttataatggcACTATAAGTTTTATAAAAGATATACCTCCTTTCTTCTTCTATTTCAACCCATTGATACATCTGAactcttcgttttaatttcacACTTGACACAATTACACCATAATCAGGTTCAGTTAATGGTTCAGATATCTTCAATGGGCCTGATAAATGTATTAAACGTCCTTCGTATTCAGgtaataatttcattgcatttgGAAGTACTGCTACATTACGTAAAGCTTCATCTAAAGAATGTGCTACCTTCACAGCCCTTccctataatattaaaaatctatatttataatacaaattttttttatttaactagTGATGCAAAGATTTACAAACCTCATTCCAAAATAAAAGACACATGCCAGTTGCAAACATAATAAGACCAATAATAGCAGTTAACCATGATTCTCTAAATTGTTCAGAAACTGTCATTGGAATATTTACAGGAGGAGGTTGTCTTCCATTAACTCGATTTTGATGAATGGGTTCAGTATTTGCCCTTTGGGGCTGTCCATTTTGCTAAACAATGTGtttcatatttaaattttatcataaGAATCCTtaaaataacataaaatatctaatgtataaataattgaaatattatataatactttatgtcaattaaaaatgaaacttaAAACGAACTCGAAAGTTAGAAATAAGTAGTTTTTATGCTTACATTTGCACGATACATTTTTAATAGATTACATTATAtgacaataataatttttaacttgTTTGCTAAAAGCGATAATAAAACGttcaaaataacattttaaatataatttcaaataaGTGTTagtttaaaatgtatacattttgATCGCATTTATTCACAAATCAGTTTGTGTATATTGTCTAATTTTACGCATTGTATGTCGTATATTTCAATTCATGTAACTGCTTATGAATTTATTTGTTGTATCTTCGATAATGCCATAGGTCGtgtataataatatgaaaaattatgaTAGATAGCATTTAATTAGGatctattttattgcatatacgcCACCttaattcgatgaaattttccttCCTTTAACTTCTTATTATATGATAAGATCGTTGCGCCCTCATCTGTCATCCACCGAGTTCGATCTTAAAATTCAGAGCAGTGTATCACAGTACGTCGAGATTGATAGTATTGTATAAGCGTGAGTGCAAAGTTCGGTTTTAATGTAATAATATCATTTaagattataatatataaatagggTTACAATTAATGTTCAGTacagacaataaatttttttaattttaagaagaatcaaaatttttaaatcttattagttataatataatattattggaaaattgcaaataataataaataacattaataaaattaatatcatAGGCAAATAATTCCACATGTACGAATGTTGCATAAAATTTTAgcaacaaaatatttaatacaatATTGTTTTACCTTGTAAactgataatacatatatttttttaatagtcTGAAAGTGATAAGTATGACATGTGACAAAAAAAGATGTTGAAAGaatattacacaataaaatcTAAGAAATAAACTTATAACAAAGCAGGAAAGGAAAATACTATTAGCATGAAGTGgttaataatttcatgtattttgTGTGTATTTGGTTGTTTTAAAGAGTTTAGACCTTCAGAATCTTTTGTAACTGATTACTTATTAGGGCCATGGAAAAATTTTACAGATATTCAAGTaaatatactatatataataattacatgcaattatagaaattaatgcataaatttatttaatttgataatatattaaattttatatatattgttaGAATTCTATTCCATTATAAAAAGATCATTATGAAACATATTTGTAATATCAGATTTCATAAGATTATTATTACTTTTCAGGTAAATCAAGAAATATTTCCTATTAGCacatattccaattttgcatcattagttattgtatttttaataacagattttgtacaatataaacctataattattttatgtggTTTTTCTGGAGCTACTACTTTTCTTTTACTAGCACTTGGAAAAGATATTTGGATTATGCAAATTGTAGAATGTCTTTATGGCTTATTTCTTTCTACAGAGGTtgcatattatacatatatctatgCTAAAGTTGATAGAAAACACTATCAAGAAGTAACCAGTCATACAAAAGCAGCATGTTTATTTGGTCGTTGTATGTCTGGTATTATTGCCCAATTAACAGTGTCTTTTGATATATTAAATTatcatcaattaaattatattacagTAGCAGGTAATTAATTGTGTGTATTTGTTTAAGTATCTGTATAAAATagatattacaatttttatattgatgaTAAAGATgatgtatattaaattttttcagtAATAATGTGAATGTTGTTAAATTGCaagaatttctttattttttcaagcttttaaattaaattattaaatttgaaaaaaagacaagttgcaaaaaattcaattaattatgtttaaattttacttaagtcatttattttatttaaaattatgtaaattatagttattgaaaagtaattgttaaagttataatttactacatgaaataatttttatttttcagctATTACATTTGCAACAATatggtcattctttttaccttcAGTTGATCGATCTATCTATTTTCATAGAAAAAGTAATTGTGTTTCTTTAACACAGAATGCAGTAACTGTATTGcaacaaaaaaattttaatcaaatatTGCATATACCTGAACAACAAAATGAGTGttcttctcctaatacaaatgtTTCATTGGTGCATAAAGTTAAAGAAGTTTATCTTTTATTATGGAATGATTTTTTAGAAGCATATTCAAATAATCACATGTTGTAAAATGGTCAATATGGTGGTCCTTTTCAACTTGTGGATATTTACAAGTTATTAGTTATATTCAATTACTGTGGAAAACTGCAGTATTACCtggagataaaatttataatggaGCTGTAGACTCTTTGTATACGATTataggtaaaaaattattttttacgacGTAATTCATATATCTTAACTAATAtagtatatatagtatataatataatatagtattatagtataataaattaatatttatgataAAATATGATATTTTAGCTTTAATAAATAGGATTCACTAATTGGAAGTAAacagattttttttcatttaaatattttatattatatgattttgaatttcaatttgataaattgaattataataattgtatttccaTTAATAGGTACAGTAACTGTTTTCTGCATTGGAAAAGTACCATTTAATTGGTTTTTGATTGGAGATGTAATAGTATCATTTATGTCTTTTGTGGAAGGGATTTTGTTAGTGATATCTTCATATAGTTATAATATTTGGTTATTATATGCAGCATACATAATATTTGGAATCATTTATCATACAATGGTTACTGTTGCAAGGTTCAATTTTagatttaattatatattaaaatagaataataggttacattttaatgttttatgtaCAATTTATAgctttgaagttgcaaaatgtatATCAGAAGATAGTTATGGTTTAATATTTGGTATAAACACCTTTTTTGCACTATTATTGCAAAGTGTATTAACAGCTATAGTAGTGAATGGGAATTTACAATTAGATCTGAGATCTCAGGTAAGCTTGTTCTTTAGATGTATATTAAAGATatgttttataaatatacaaaCTTTAGTAGCTATGCAGACTCATAAAAATGAAtagaagaaataattaataaatattaattaaagaataatttatattaaaattttatattatttactttattaattgtatttatacaatatttctttttttattataaaatacaataatt encodes the following:
- the LOC143220968 gene encoding LOW QUALITY PROTEIN: transmembrane protein 43 homolog (The sequence of the model RefSeq protein was modified relative to this genomic sequence to represent the inferred CDS: inserted 1 base in 1 codon), with amino-acid sequence MYRANQNGQPQRANTEPIHQNRVNGRQPPPVNIPMTVSEQFRESWLTAIIGLIMFATGMCLLFWNEGRAVKVAHSLDEALRNVAVLPNAMKLLPEYEGRLIHLSGPLKISEPLTEPDYGVIVSSVKLKRRVQMYQWVEIEEERSFGGVTEEEKHYYYTTEWKDKLIDSDHFYIRTGHHNPKEIPIKSQVQIADEVKIGVFTLGTEXKKKFTDFVEITSDERPERKDIKMHSGLYYHSSNLWQPEVGDIRIQFSYAGKGGDIYSIVGMLQKGSIVPYITSHGEEILLQRKHKISVDQMFHLEHVHNYWRTWSIRGLGWLVLFLAATCLANILRTVILNSTFLCGIIAVESLTMSVSMSISLLVIGFAWVWYRPVIGLCLALASILPFIYSTLTSASQSQQRDNYRRL
- the LOC143220966 gene encoding LOW QUALITY PROTEIN: thiamine transporter 1-like (The sequence of the model RefSeq protein was modified relative to this genomic sequence to represent the inferred CDS: deleted 2 bases in 1 codon), which encodes MKWLIISCILCVFGCFKEFRPSESFVTDYLLGPWKNFTDIQVNQEIFPISTYSNFASLVIVFLITDFVQYKPIIILCGFSGATTFLLLALGKDIWIMQIVECLYGLFLSTEVAYYTYIYAKVDRKHYQEVTSHTKAACLFGRCMSGIIAQLTVSFDILNYHQLNYITVAAITFATIWSFFLPSVDRSIYFHRKSNCVSLTQNAVTVLQQKNFNQILHIPEQQNECSSPNTNVSLVHKVKEVYLLLWNDFLEAYSNSHVVKWSIWWSFSTCGYLQVISYIQLLWKTAVLPGDKIYNGAVDSLYTIIGTVTVFCIGKVPFNWFLIGDVIVSFMSFVEGILLVISSYSYNIWLLYAAYIIFGIIYHTMVTVASFEVAKCISEDSYGLIFGINTFFALLLQSVLTAIVVNGNLQLDLRSQYFVYGGYFIAISILYMIVGSLNIIQHCRKDIGFKIWAKDDNRSTEDETATKNTKL